The DNA region AGATGATCGACAAGGCCAAGGCCCTACCGGCCGACGAGGTGTTCCTGGACTTGGAGGACGCGGTCGCGCCGGCGGCGAAGGAGCAGGCCCGAACGCAGGTCGCCGCGGCACTCACCGCCCAGGACTGGACCGCCCCGCTGCTGGGGGTGCGGGTCAACGACTGGACCACACCGTGGACGCACGCCGATCTGATCGAGGTGGTTTCGGCCGTCGGGGCGGCCGGTAGCCGACTCGACGTCATCGTGTTGCCCAAGGTGTCGGACGCCTCGCACGTCCATGCGCTCGACCTGCTGCTCACACAATTGGAGACCACCTACGGGCTGCCGGTCGGCGGCATCGGGATCGACGCCCAGATCGAGGACGCGCGCGGACTGACCAACATCAACGCGATCGCCGCCGCACCCCGGGTGCAGGCGCTGGTGCTGGGTCCGGCGGACCTGATGGCCAGCCTCAACACCCGCACCCTGGAGGTCGGGGAGCAGCCGGAGGGCTACACCGAGGGCGACGCCTACCACCATGTGCTGATGACGATCCTGGTGGCCGCGCGGGCCCACGGGATCGCCGCCATCGACGGGCCCTACCTGAAGGTGCGCGATGTCGAGGCGTTCCGCCGGGTGGCCGGCCGGTCGGCCGCGCTGGGCTACGACGGCAAATGGGTGCTGCACCCCGACCAGATCGCGGCCGGCAACGAGATCTTCAGCCCGCGCCAGGCCGAGTACGACCATGCCGAGCTGATCCTGGAGGCCTACGCCTGGCACACCTCGCAGGCCGGCGGGGCCCGCGGCGCGGTGATGCTCGGCGACGAGATGCTCGACGAGGCGAGCCGCAAGATGGCGCTGGTGGTGGCGGGCAAGGGCCGGGCGGCCGGGATGAGCCGACAGGCACCGGCGTTCACCCCGCCCTCGCCGGCCTAGACCGGCCTGGACCGGCCGGGGTGTCGAGGCGCCGCTAGTTCACATTCATGGCGACCATCGACGCGATGATCCCCAGCAGCAGGGCCACACCGCCGACCGCGGTGCCGGCCACCGCCATGCCGTGGCCCGCCTGGCCGGTCGTCTTGATCTGGTTCAGCGCGACGGCTCCCAGGATGACCCCGGCCACCGCCAGCGGCCAGAACACCAGGCTCAGCACCGAGAGAACCAGCGAGCCGATCGCCAGCGCGCTGGTCTTCGGCTGCTGCCCGTCGGGAAGGTAGCCGCCCGGGTACATGCCATAGCCCGGCGGCGGGTGCCCGGTGGGCATGCCGAAGTCCGGCGGCGGATAACCACCCGGCGGGGGGTAGCCCCCCGGTGGCGGGTAACCGCCGGGTGGCGGATAGCCGCCGGGCGGCGGGTAACCGCCGGGCGGGGGAAACCCGGATTCCGGCGGCGGCCCGCCGAAGCCTGCCGGGTTGGCCCAGCCGCCCGGGGCGGGTGCGGGCGAACCCGGGTTGGTCCAGGGCTGATCGGCATGGCCTGGGGGATTCTCGCCAGGATCCCCTCCGGGAGCTGTCATGCTGTTCAACCTAGCCGATGCACTGTGACCGGCTTGTCGTCCGACAATCGGTTCCCGGAGCAAGGAGAGAGAATTTCGATGACCAGTCCTTTTCAGCCAGGACAAACACCCGATCCACTCGGTGGCCCCGGGGCACCCGGGCGCCGCGACGTGACGCGGCTGCCGACCCCGCCGAAGGGCTGGCCGATCGGGGCGTACCCCACCTACGCCGAAGCGCAGCGGGCGGTGGACTATCTGTCCGACCAGCAATTCCCGGTGCACCAGGTCACCATCGTCGGTGTCGATCTGATGCAGGTCGAACGGGTCACCGGCCGACTCACCTGGCCCAAGGTGCTCGGCGGCGGGGTGCTGACCGGCGCCTGGCTGGGCCTGTTCATCGGGCTGGTCCTGGGCATCTTCAGCGAGAACCCGACCCAGGCGCTGGTGACGGGCTTGGTAGCCGGGGTTTTCTTCGGCCTGATCACTTCATCGGTGCCCTATGCGATGGCCCGCGGTACAAGGGATTTCAGCTCGACCATGCAGTTGGTCGCCGGTCGTTACGACGTGCTGTGTGACCCGCAGAGTGCCGAACAGGGCCGGGATCTGTTGGCGAAGCTGACCCTCTGACTCCGCGTTGTTGCGTAGCGCAGGCAACCGGCCTTACCGTTCTGGCACGAACAGAGGGGAGGCTGGTGGCGTGGCGATTCGGCGCGGTCGCCTACGACGACTCGGTGCGGCCGCGTGCACGGCACTGACCGTCGCCTCGGCCGCATCGGCCTGCGGTTCGGTCGAGTCGGCCGGAAGCGGTCCGGTCATCAGCGTCTACATCCCGGCCAACAACAGCGCGACGTTCAGCACCCTCGCCCGGCGCTGCACCGAACAGGCCGGCGGCAGGTACCGCCTGCAGCAGTTCAGCCTGCCCCGCGCCGCCGACGATCAACGGCTGCAACTGGCGCGCCGGCTGACCGGCAACGACCGCACGCTGGACGTGATGGGCCTGGACGTGGTGTGGACCGCGGAGTTCGCCGAGGCCGGTTGGGCGCTCCCGCTCGCCGAGGACCCGGCCGGGAAAGCCGAGGCGGATGCGGTCGCCGACACCCTGCCGGGTCCGCTCGCCACCGCCCGGTGGCGCCAGCGGCTCTACGCGGCCCCGGTCGTCACCGACACCCAATTGCTCTGGTACCGCCCGGATCTGATCACGTCGCCACCGTCGACCTGGCGCCAGGTGCTGGGCGAGGCAGCCCGCCTGCACGCCGCCGGGCAGCCCAGCTGGATCGCGGTTCAGGCCAAGCAGTACGAAGGCCTGATGGTGTGGTTCAACACCCTGTTGGAAAGTGCCGGCGGGCACGTGCTGGGTGACGACGGCAACACCGTCACCCTCGTCGACACCGCGGAACATCGAGCCGCGACCGTGGCCGCCCTGCAGATCATGAAGGCGGTCGCCGAAGCTCCCGGAGCCGACCCGTCGATCACTCAGAGCGATGAGGCCAGCGCACGGCTGGCGTTCGAGCAGGGCAACGCCGCGTTGGAGGTCAACTGGCCCTACGTGCTGCCGTCGATGCTGGAGAACGCGGTCAAGGGTGGCGTGGGATTCCTTCCGCTGCAGCGACGTTCGGATCTGGCCGGCAGCATCGACGGGGTGGGCGCATTCGTGCCCAGTGAAGAGCAGTACCGGGCCGCCTACGACGCCAGCCGTGCCGTGCTGGGCTTCGCGCCATATCCGGAGGTGGTGGCGGGAGAGCCCGCCAAGGTCACCCTCGGCGGGCTGAACCTCGCGGTGGCCCGGACCACCCGGCACCGCGCCGAGGCGTTCGACGCGGTCCGCTGTCTGCGCACCGCGGCGAACCAGAAATACGTCGCGATCGAGGGAGGCCTGCCGCCGGTGCGCGCCTCGGTCTACGCAGACCCGCAGTTCCGGGAGAAATACCCGCAGCACAGCGTGATCCGTCAACAACTCACCAACGCCGCGGTGCGCCCGGTGACCCCGGTCTACCAGGTGGTGTCGACCCGGATCTCGGCGACACTGGCGCCGATCACCGCAATCGACCCGGAACGCACCGCCGACGAACTGGCGGTGCAGGTGCAAAAGGCCATCGACGGCAAGGGGCTGATCCCGTGACGTCGCATACCGGTTCGCGCGCCGACGACGTGCGCGCGCAGCGTCGGCTGGCCGTAGTGCTCGTCGCTCCCGCGGTGATCCTGATGCTGGCGGTGACGGCCTACCCGATCGGCTACGCGATCTGGCTGAGCCTGCTGCGCTACAACCTCGCGACTCCGGACGACACCGCCTTCGTCGGCCTGGCCAACTACCAGACCACGCTGACCGACTCCTACTGGTGGACTGCGGTCGGGGTGACGGTGGGGATCACCGTGGTCTCGGTGGCCATCGAATTCGTACTCGGCCTGGCCCTGGCGCTGGTGATGCACCGGAGTCTGTTCGCCAAGGGCATGGTGCGCACCGCCGTGCTGGTGCCCTACGGGATCGTGACGGTCGCGGCCGCCTACAGCTGGTATTACGCCTGGACACCCGGCACCGGGTATCTGGCCGACCTGCTGCCGGCGGGCAGCGCGCCGCTGACCCAGCAGTTGCCGTCACTGGCGATCGTGGTGGCGGCCGAGGTATGGAAGACGACGCCGTTCATGGCCCTGCTGTTATTGGCCGGTCTGGCGCTGGTCCCCGACGATCTGCTCAAGGCGGCACAGATGGACGGCGCCGGCGCGTGGCGCAGGCTGGTCAGTGTGATCCTGCCGATGATGAAGCCGGCGATCCTGGTGGCGTTGCTGTTCCGCACGCTCGACGCATTCCGGATCTTCGACAACATCTACGTGCTCACCAACGGTTCGAACGACACCGGTTCGGTGTCCATCCTCGGCTACGACAACCTGTTCAAGGGGTTCAACGTGGGCTTGGGATCGGCGATCTCGGTGCTGATCTTCGGCTGCGTGGCGCTGATCGCCTGGGTGTTCATCAAGGTGTTCGGCGCCGCGGCGCCGGGATCGGACCGGCGATGACCGACCTGCGCCGCCGCACCGCCTGGCTGATCATCGACCTGGCGGTGGTGGTCTACGCCCTGGTCCCGGTGCTGTGGATCTTCTCGCTGTCGCTCAAGCCGACGGCAACGGTCAAAGACGGCAAGCTGATTCCCTCGTCGGTCACCCTGGACAACTATCGCGGGATCTTCTCCGGCGACGTCTTCGGTTCCGCGCTGATCAACTCGGTGGGGATCGGCCTGATCACCACGGTGATCGCGGTGGTGATCGGAGCGATGGCCGCCTACGCGGTGGCGCGCCTGGAGTTCGGCGGCAAGCGCCTGCTGGTCGGCGCGGCGCTGCTCATCGCGATGTTTCCCCAGATATCGCTGGTGACACCGCTTTTCAACATCGAACGGGCAACCGGACTGTTCGATACCTGGCCGGGGCTGATCATCCCCTACATCACCTTCGCGCTGCCGCTGGCGATCTACACGCTGTCGGCGTTCTTCGCCGAGATCCCCTGGGAACTGGAGAAAGCCGCCAAGATGGACGGTGCCACCCCGGGCCAGGCGTTCCGCAAGGTCATCGCACCACTGGCGGCGCCGGGGATCGTCACCGCCGCGATCCTGGTGTTCATCTTCGCCTGGAACGATCTGCTCCTGGCGTTGTCGCTGACCGCCACCAAGGCGTCGATCACCGCCCCGGTGGCGATCGCCAACTTCACCGGCAGTTCGCAGTTCGAGGAACCGACCGGGTCGATCGCGGCCGGCGCGATGGTCATCACCGTGCCGATCATCGTCTTTGTTCTAATCTTCCAACGACGGATCGTGGCGGGACTGACCTCCGGTGCGGTGAAGGGATAGGCCGATGGCAGAGATCGAACTCCTCCACATCACCAAGAGCTACCCCGACGGCGCGGTGGCGGTGCAGGATCTGTCGTTGACGATCGCCGACGGCGAATTCATCATCCTGGTGGGCCCGTCGGGTTGCGGAAAATCCACCACGCTGAACATGATCGCCGGTCTCGAGGAGATCTCGTCGGGGGAACTTCGGATCGGCGGTCGACGCGTCAACGAGCGCGCCCCGAAGGATCGCGACATCGCCATGGTGTTCCAGTCCTATGCGCTCTACCCGCACATGACGGTGCGGGGCAATATCGCGTTCCCGCTGACCCTGGCCAAGATGAAGAAGCCGCAGATCGCCGAGAAGGTCGCCGAGGTCGCCAAGATCCTCGATCTGACCGACCTGCTGGATCGCAAGCCGTCGCAACTCTCCGGCGGGCAGCGGCAGCGGGTGGCGATGGGCCGGGCGATCGTGCGGCAGCCCAAGGCCTTTCTGATGGACGAGCCGCTGTCCAACCTCGACGCCAAACTGCGGGTACAGATGCGCAGCGAGATCGCCCGACTGCAGCGCCGGTTGGGCACCACCACGGTCTACGTCACCCATGACCAGACCGAGGCGATGACGCTGGGCGACCGCGTGGTGGTGATGCACGGCGGCATCGCCCAGCAGATCGGTACCCCCGACGAGCTCTACCAGCGTCCGGCGAACCTGTTCGTCGCCGGATTCGTCGGGTCCCCGGCGATGAACTTCTTCCCCGGCACCCTGACCGCGACCGGCGCCCGGCTGTCCTTCGGCGAGATACCGCTGGATGCGGCGACCCGCGAGGCGATCGGAAGACATCCCGCGCCGTCCGGCGGGGACGTGGTCATCGGGGCGCGTCCCGAGCACCTCGGCGACGCCGCGCTGCTCGACGAGGCCGGGCGCGACGCCGCGGTGACGTTCGCTGCGCGCGTCGACCTCGTCGAATCGCTGGGCGCGGACAAGTACGTGTACTTCACCCCGAACGGGTCCGCCGACGCGCCGGCCGACAACGGGCTGGTGGCCCGGGTTCCGGCCGAGTCGAAAGCCCATGGCGGTCAACCGATCGAGTTGGCGCTGGACCCCGGCCGGGTGGTGGTGTTCGACGCCAAGACCGGGGTCAACCTCAGCGTCGCACCGGCCGGACGGTGACGCGGCGGTGAGTGACGTTCTCGACCGGGTGCGCGCCCACGTTCGGCAGCACTTCCGCGCCGCGGGAATGGCGACCGAACCGGACACCGCGCGGATCACCTTCCTGGGCGTCGAGCCGATCGAGGTGTTGCGGTACGGGCCCGGCCCCGACCGCATGGTGCATTACGTGTCGGCGGGGTGTTCCCGTCATCCGATGGGCGATCCCGGCGAGATCCTCGCCGACCCGGTACACGGTCCGCGCGCTGAAATCGTTGTGCGACTGCGATCTTCGGGGACCGATACCGGGCTGGCCCGCAGCCTGGCCGCGATGGCCGCGTCGCCGGCGGTCGAAGGGGTGGTGTTGGCGCCGGACGGATTGATCGATCTGGGCGGGCCGCTGTGGACCGGGCCGTCCGGCCCGGTGCCGTTCACCGCGGTGTTGTTGGGGACCAGTGACATCGCCGACCTGGCGCTGGACGGGCCCCGGGAACCGGTGCGGTTCTTCTCGGCCACCCCGATCACCGCGACCGAAGCGGCCTGGGTGCGGTTGAAGGGCGCCGAGGCGATGCGTGAGGCCTGGCGGGTCGACGGTGTGGATGTGTGTGACCCCGCCCGCTCCGCCTCCCAACCCACCTAGCTCTGTCCCTGCCCCCGCCCCTGCCCCCGCCCCTGCCAACTGTCCCCGTCCCCGGCGAGCGGGCGTGTTTGCCCGTCGACACGCCGCGGTTTACGTACACCTGTGCACGCTCACGCAGGGGCGGGGTCCGCCGCAAACCTGAGGTCTTCGGAGTAGTCGGTGCGCGCCTACGACGTCGCGTTGGTTGATGAGCGTGCGTGGTTGCACGCTTTTCGACGGCGTGTCGACGGGCAAACACGCCCGCTCGCCGGAAGGGGGCGCGGGTGGGGCAGCAGGCGCGACTCAGAGCCAGCCGTTGCGGCGGAACGCGCGGTAGAGCACCGCGGAGATGACGGCCATGCCGGCGACGACCACCGGATAGCTGAACGCCCAGTGCAGGGCGGGCATCTGATCGAAGTTCATCCCGTAGATGCCCGCGATCATGGTCGGCACCGCGATGATGCCCGCCCAGGCCGACATCTTGCGCATGTCGGTGTTCTGCTGCATGCCCACCCGTGCCAGTGCGGCCTGCACCAGCGAGCTCAGCAACTCGTCGTAGCCGGCGATCTGCTCGGCGGCCCGGGTCTGGTGGTCGGCGACGTCGCGCAGGTAGCGCCGCACCTCCTTGGAGACCAGGTCCCGGTAGTCGGTCTGCATCCGCTCGAACGGCAGGGTCAGCGGGGCCACCGCGCGCCGCAGTTCGACGACCTCGCGTTTGATCTGGTAGATCGGCTCGACATCCGTACGGGTGCCCGGCGCAAACGCCACCTCTTCGATGTCGTCGATGTCGGTCTCCATGAGATTGGTCACCTCGACATAGCGGTCCACCACATAGTCGGCGATCGCGTGCATCACCGCGAACGGCCCCAGCCGCATCTGCTCGGGATCGTTGTCCATCCGCCTGCGGACGTCGGACAGGCTGCTGTGTTCACCGTGCCGAACCGTGACCACGAAGTTCTTGCCGACGAAGATCATGATCTCGCCGGTCTCGACGATCTCCCGCGGCAACCGCGCCGATTCGTGCGCGACGTAGTTGACGGTTTTGAGTACCAGGAACAGGGTGTCGTCGTAGCGCTCCAGCTTCGGCCGCTGATGCGCCTGCACCGCGTCTTCCACGGACAACGGGTGCAGCTGGAACGTCGCGGCCACCCCCTGCATCTGGGCCAGGCCGGGTTCGTGCAGACCGACCCAGACGAACGCCTCGCCGCCACCGGCTTCGATCTCGCGCACTTTGGCCCGCGCGCCGGCGGGGGTGAATTCGCCGGGAATCCGCTCGCCGTCGGCGTAGACGCCGCAGTCCACCAGCACCCGTGGTGTCGGGTCTTGCAACGCCGTCATGGCGGCTCTCCCTCCCGGAGCAGATGCCGGTCAAATGCTACGCGGTCGGCGCCGACCTGCACGGTGAGCACGATTGGCCGGCGGGTCCGGAGTTTCCGGGACGACGGTCGGTGCGCTAGTTTCGACCCGGACCGAATCCAGACTTGCCGAACCCGTTCGAGGAGCACTTGACGTGAGCACAACCCCACTCAAAGTGGCCGTCACCGGCGCCGCCGGCCAGATCGGCTACAGCCTGTTGTTCCGCCTTGCCAGCGGCTCGCTGCTGGGCCCCGACCGGCCCATCGAACTGCGCCTGTTGGAGATCGAGCCGGCGCTGAAGGCACTCGAGGGCGTCGTGATGGAACTCGACGACTGCGCCTTCCCGCTGCTGTCGGGCGTGGAGATCGGCTCGGACGCCAACAAGATCTTCGACGGCGCCAACCTGGCCCTGCTGGTCGGCGCCCGCCCCCGCGGTCCGGGCATGGAGCGCAGTGACCTGCTCGAGGCCAACGGCGCCATCTTCACCGCGCAGGGCAAGGCCCTCAACGCGGTCGCAGCCTCCGACATCCGGGTGGGTGTGACCGGCAACCCGGCCAACACCAACGCGCTGATCGCGATGAGCAACGCCCCCGACATCCCCAAGGAGCGTTTCTCTGCGCTGACCCGCCTGGACCACAACCGGGCGATCTCGCAGCTGGCCGCCAAGACCGGCGCCAAGGTCACCGACGTCAAGAAGATGACGATCTGGGGCAACCACTCCGCCAGCCAGTACCCGGACGTCTTCCACGCCGAGGTCGGCGGGCGCAACGCCGCCGAGGTCGTCAACGACCAGGCCTGGATCGAGAACGACTTCATCCCCACCGTCGCCAAGCGTGGCGCGGCGATCATCGACGCGCGCGGTGCGTCGTCGGCCGCGTCGGCCGCGTCGGCCACCGTCGACGCAGCGCGCAGCTGGCTGCTCGGCACCCCCGACGACGACTGGGTGTCGATGGCCGTGGTCTCCGACGGTTCCTACGGCGTCCCGGAGGGTCTGATCTCGTCGTTCCCGGTCACCACCAAGAACGGCGACTGGAGCATCGTGCAGGGCCTGGAGATCGACGACTTCTCCCGCGGCCGGATCGACGCCTCGACCGCCGAGCTCGCCGAGGAGCGCGAGGCCGTCACCGGCCTCGGCCTGATCTAGGGTTCCGGCACCCGAGCGGTGTCCTGCAGCAAGCACAAGCGCCCAGCCATCGGCTGGGCGCTTGTGCTTTGTGGGTCGGGTTCTCCGGTGGCCCACCATCCCCGCGAGGCCGCGGCCAACAGCCAGGAAACCGGGAAACGCCCATGTGGCGGCGTCGCCGCCGTGCCCGCACGGTCGGCAGCCCCAGCCGATAGCCG from Mycolicibacter sp. MU0083 includes:
- a CDS encoding HpcH/HpaI aldolase/citrate lyase family protein — its product is MTNAYRPRRTCLSVPGSSQKMIDKAKALPADEVFLDLEDAVAPAAKEQARTQVAAALTAQDWTAPLLGVRVNDWTTPWTHADLIEVVSAVGAAGSRLDVIVLPKVSDASHVHALDLLLTQLETTYGLPVGGIGIDAQIEDARGLTNINAIAAAPRVQALVLGPADLMASLNTRTLEVGEQPEGYTEGDAYHHVLMTILVAARAHGIAAIDGPYLKVRDVEAFRRVAGRSAALGYDGKWVLHPDQIAAGNEIFSPRQAEYDHAELILEAYAWHTSQAGGARGAVMLGDEMLDEASRKMALVVAGKGRAAGMSRQAPAFTPPSPA
- a CDS encoding DUF4190 domain-containing protein — translated: MTAPGGDPGENPPGHADQPWTNPGSPAPAPGGWANPAGFGGPPPESGFPPPGGYPPPGGYPPPGGYPPPGGYPPPGGYPPPDFGMPTGHPPPGYGMYPGGYLPDGQQPKTSALAIGSLVLSVLSLVFWPLAVAGVILGAVALNQIKTTGQAGHGMAVAGTAVGGVALLLGIIASMVAMNVN
- a CDS encoding general stress protein encodes the protein MTSPFQPGQTPDPLGGPGAPGRRDVTRLPTPPKGWPIGAYPTYAEAQRAVDYLSDQQFPVHQVTIVGVDLMQVERVTGRLTWPKVLGGGVLTGAWLGLFIGLVLGIFSENPTQALVTGLVAGVFFGLITSSVPYAMARGTRDFSSTMQLVAGRYDVLCDPQSAEQGRDLLAKLTL
- a CDS encoding ABC transporter substrate-binding protein yields the protein MAIRRGRLRRLGAAACTALTVASAASACGSVESAGSGPVISVYIPANNSATFSTLARRCTEQAGGRYRLQQFSLPRAADDQRLQLARRLTGNDRTLDVMGLDVVWTAEFAEAGWALPLAEDPAGKAEADAVADTLPGPLATARWRQRLYAAPVVTDTQLLWYRPDLITSPPSTWRQVLGEAARLHAAGQPSWIAVQAKQYEGLMVWFNTLLESAGGHVLGDDGNTVTLVDTAEHRAATVAALQIMKAVAEAPGADPSITQSDEASARLAFEQGNAALEVNWPYVLPSMLENAVKGGVGFLPLQRRSDLAGSIDGVGAFVPSEEQYRAAYDASRAVLGFAPYPEVVAGEPAKVTLGGLNLAVARTTRHRAEAFDAVRCLRTAANQKYVAIEGGLPPVRASVYADPQFREKYPQHSVIRQQLTNAAVRPVTPVYQVVSTRISATLAPITAIDPERTADELAVQVQKAIDGKGLIP
- a CDS encoding carbohydrate ABC transporter permease; this translates as MTSHTGSRADDVRAQRRLAVVLVAPAVILMLAVTAYPIGYAIWLSLLRYNLATPDDTAFVGLANYQTTLTDSYWWTAVGVTVGITVVSVAIEFVLGLALALVMHRSLFAKGMVRTAVLVPYGIVTVAAAYSWYYAWTPGTGYLADLLPAGSAPLTQQLPSLAIVVAAEVWKTTPFMALLLLAGLALVPDDLLKAAQMDGAGAWRRLVSVILPMMKPAILVALLFRTLDAFRIFDNIYVLTNGSNDTGSVSILGYDNLFKGFNVGLGSAISVLIFGCVALIAWVFIKVFGAAAPGSDRR
- a CDS encoding carbohydrate ABC transporter permease; this translates as MTDLRRRTAWLIIDLAVVVYALVPVLWIFSLSLKPTATVKDGKLIPSSVTLDNYRGIFSGDVFGSALINSVGIGLITTVIAVVIGAMAAYAVARLEFGGKRLLVGAALLIAMFPQISLVTPLFNIERATGLFDTWPGLIIPYITFALPLAIYTLSAFFAEIPWELEKAAKMDGATPGQAFRKVIAPLAAPGIVTAAILVFIFAWNDLLLALSLTATKASITAPVAIANFTGSSQFEEPTGSIAAGAMVITVPIIVFVLIFQRRIVAGLTSGAVKG
- a CDS encoding ABC transporter ATP-binding protein, with protein sequence MAEIELLHITKSYPDGAVAVQDLSLTIADGEFIILVGPSGCGKSTTLNMIAGLEEISSGELRIGGRRVNERAPKDRDIAMVFQSYALYPHMTVRGNIAFPLTLAKMKKPQIAEKVAEVAKILDLTDLLDRKPSQLSGGQRQRVAMGRAIVRQPKAFLMDEPLSNLDAKLRVQMRSEIARLQRRLGTTTVYVTHDQTEAMTLGDRVVVMHGGIAQQIGTPDELYQRPANLFVAGFVGSPAMNFFPGTLTATGARLSFGEIPLDAATREAIGRHPAPSGGDVVIGARPEHLGDAALLDEAGRDAAVTFAARVDLVESLGADKYVYFTPNGSADAPADNGLVARVPAESKAHGGQPIELALDPGRVVVFDAKTGVNLSVAPAGR
- a CDS encoding suppressor of fused domain protein, translated to MSDVLDRVRAHVRQHFRAAGMATEPDTARITFLGVEPIEVLRYGPGPDRMVHYVSAGCSRHPMGDPGEILADPVHGPRAEIVVRLRSSGTDTGLARSLAAMAASPAVEGVVLAPDGLIDLGGPLWTGPSGPVPFTAVLLGTSDIADLALDGPREPVRFFSATPITATEAAWVRLKGAEAMREAWRVDGVDVCDPARSASQPT
- the corA gene encoding magnesium/cobalt transporter CorA, whose amino-acid sequence is MTALQDPTPRVLVDCGVYADGERIPGEFTPAGARAKVREIEAGGGEAFVWVGLHEPGLAQMQGVAATFQLHPLSVEDAVQAHQRPKLERYDDTLFLVLKTVNYVAHESARLPREIVETGEIMIFVGKNFVVTVRHGEHSSLSDVRRRMDNDPEQMRLGPFAVMHAIADYVVDRYVEVTNLMETDIDDIEEVAFAPGTRTDVEPIYQIKREVVELRRAVAPLTLPFERMQTDYRDLVSKEVRRYLRDVADHQTRAAEQIAGYDELLSSLVQAALARVGMQQNTDMRKMSAWAGIIAVPTMIAGIYGMNFDQMPALHWAFSYPVVVAGMAVISAVLYRAFRRNGWL
- a CDS encoding malate dehydrogenase; protein product: MSTTPLKVAVTGAAGQIGYSLLFRLASGSLLGPDRPIELRLLEIEPALKALEGVVMELDDCAFPLLSGVEIGSDANKIFDGANLALLVGARPRGPGMERSDLLEANGAIFTAQGKALNAVAASDIRVGVTGNPANTNALIAMSNAPDIPKERFSALTRLDHNRAISQLAAKTGAKVTDVKKMTIWGNHSASQYPDVFHAEVGGRNAAEVVNDQAWIENDFIPTVAKRGAAIIDARGASSAASAASATVDAARSWLLGTPDDDWVSMAVVSDGSYGVPEGLISSFPVTTKNGDWSIVQGLEIDDFSRGRIDASTAELAEEREAVTGLGLI